The window GTACACCGCTTTATGGTGATCGCAAAACAGCACACAGTCGGGTGACCGTGTGCTGTTTTACTGTAGTTCTATATGGATTCAGATGAAGTTATAAGCATTTTGACCTTCTTAGTTGGTTAGCGCTTGCTAACCAACGTTATAATACCATGCGGCGAAGGACTTGTCAACCATTTTGAATGATGTTTTCCGAAGCTAATTTTTAGACAAACATGTTCTCTTACGCGTGTTTTTCATATTTTAAACACTGACGAGCGTACTGCACAATTCTCTCAATCAGTCTCCATGTTTTCTTATTACTATAGTTAAAATCAAATCCTCAAATCGTTTTTTGCGTTGATATCTATTGACAAAGTCCCTGTCATGGAGTAAATTATAAATAGTTAGTATATGCTAACTACCTCAATCCTAATATCGGCAAAGAATGGTGGAAATAACGGGCAGGAACTATGAGCTATCCATCCGGAAGGCAGATGCGCAAAATATCATAGTGGCATAGTCGCAGGATGAGTACAACATTTATGCTAATTGGTTAGTTTTGACTAACCAATATCTTGAAAGGGGATTAATTTTATGACGACATTTATCATAGCAGCCATCGTCTTCGCCGCAATGGCCGCTGCGGCACGGTATACGTACAAAGCGCAAAAAGCCGGAAAGTGTGTTGGCTGTTCGGGCTGCAATGGGCACTGTGAACATCGGCCAAAATGAGACGGGCAATGATTTTAGGATTGATAAAAAAGCTTTTTTAAAGTATACTAAAAGAAAATGTCTTATAGAACGGATGCTGCTTGTATGAATGGTTTGAGATTACAAATGAATAAACTCTTTTCAAAAGATCACAAGCGTCCGGATATTTCGCTTAGTCTCTTTAAATACATAGGCCCGGGGCTGCTTGTTACAGTGGGCTTTATCGATCCGGGCAACTGGGCAACCAATATAGCAGCCGGGTCCGAGCATGGATACGGCCTGCTTTGGGTGATTACGCTTTCCACAATCATGTTGATCCTTTTGCAGCACAACGTTGCCCATCTGGGCATTGTTACAGGCGACTGCCTGGCAGAGGCCGCTACCAAACATCTGCGCAGAAAAATCAGTGTTCCCGTACTGATTACCGCTTTGCTGGCCTGTGCTTCGACCGCACTTGCGGAACTTCTTGGCGGAGCCATCGCACTGAACATGCTGTTCCATATTCCGGTTAAAGCCGGCTCTATGATTGTTTTTGCAGCTGTGACAATTATGCTTTTCAGCAATTCCTATAAAAAGATAGAGAAGATTATTATTGGGTTCGTTTCCATTATCGGCCTGTCTTTTTTGTATGAACTTACCATGGTGAACATCGATTGGGGCGCGGCGGCCAGGGGCTGGGTGACACCAACCTTCCCTGTAAATTCCGCATTCATCATCATGAGCGTACTGGGCGCAGTGGTAATGCCGCATAACCTGTTTTTGCATTCTGAAGTCATTCAGAGCAGACAGTTTAATCTGGAAGATAAAGCGATTCTTGAAAAGCAGTTAAAATACGAATTTACGGATACCCTGTTCTCAATGATTGTCGGCTGGGCAATTAACAGCGCAATGATTCTGCTTGCCGCCGCCACTTTTTTTCAGCAGCATATTCTGGTGGATGAACTGTCACAGGCGCACACTTTGCTGACGCCTTTAATCGGCAGTGCTTCCTCCATTATCTTTGCCGTCGCACTTCTTTTCGCAGGATTCTCGTCGTCCATTACCGCAGGAATGACCGGCGGAAGTATCTTGGCTGGCATGTTCGGCGAACCCTACAGTATCGAAGACAAAC of the uncultured Caproiciproducens sp. genome contains:
- a CDS encoding FeoB-associated Cys-rich membrane protein; this encodes MTTFIIAAIVFAAMAAAARYTYKAQKAGKCVGCSGCNGHCEHRPK
- a CDS encoding Nramp family divalent metal transporter — protein: MNKLFSKDHKRPDISLSLFKYIGPGLLVTVGFIDPGNWATNIAAGSEHGYGLLWVITLSTIMLILLQHNVAHLGIVTGDCLAEAATKHLRRKISVPVLITALLACASTALAELLGGAIALNMLFHIPVKAGSMIVFAAVTIMLFSNSYKKIEKIIIGFVSIIGLSFLYELTMVNIDWGAAARGWVTPTFPVNSAFIIMSVLGAVVMPHNLFLHSEVIQSRQFNLEDKAILEKQLKYEFTDTLFSMIVGWAINSAMILLAAATFFQQHILVDELSQAHTLLTPLIGSASSIIFAVALLFAGFSSSITAGMTGGSILAGMFGEPYSIEDKHTRIGVLGTLVSAMIAILFISDPFSGLLISQMLLSIQLPITIFLQLYLTSSKKVMGEYKNSRLHNGLLWAIGITVAALNIYLLIDTLL